The bacterium genome window below encodes:
- a CDS encoding DedA family protein codes for MSDTQKERSTQGVASAARPGLLRRLYDWVLHWAETPYGSVALFVNAFAESSFFPVPPDALLIALSIGKPKKAFRFALWCSVASVLGGAAGYLIGSLAWAVVGDLFYRWVPSFSPAAFEHVRALYERYDFWVVFTAGFTPIPYKLITIGAGVFSVNFPVFMLASVLSRSARFFLVAWLIRSFGPPIRDFIDRYFNLLSMVFLLLLLGGFMVFKYVLH; via the coding sequence ATGAGCGACACCCAGAAAGAGAGAAGCACACAGGGCGTGGCGTCCGCCGCGCGGCCGGGCCTGCTGCGGCGGCTTTACGATTGGGTCCTGCACTGGGCCGAAACCCCCTACGGGTCGGTGGCCCTGTTTGTGAACGCTTTCGCCGAGTCCTCCTTTTTCCCGGTGCCGCCGGATGCTCTTCTGATCGCCCTGAGCATCGGCAAGCCCAAAAAAGCGTTCCGTTTCGCCCTCTGGTGCAGTGTGGCCTCGGTGCTGGGCGGGGCGGCCGGCTACCTGATCGGCTCGCTGGCCTGGGCCGTGGTGGGCGACCTTTTCTACCGTTGGGTGCCAAGTTTCAGCCCCGCGGCGTTCGAGCACGTGCGCGCCCTGTACGAGCGGTACGATTTCTGGGTCGTGTTCACCGCCGGGTTCACCCCCATCCCGTACAAGCTGATCACGATCGGGGCTGGGGTGTTCTCGGTCAATTTTCCGGTGTTCATGCTGGCCAGCGTGCTCAGCCGCTCGGCCCGCTTTTTCCTGGTGGCCTGGCTGATCCGCAGTTTCGGCCCGCCCATCCGGGATTTCATCGACCGCTATTTCAACCTGTTGAGCATGGTGTTCCTGCTGCTGTTGCTGGGCGGGTTCATGGTGTTCAAGTATGTGCTGCACTGA
- a CDS encoding response regulator, which produces MGTKPRVMLIDDDRTMAESLTGVLEKLGCTVYMFCDPLEAMESYDPSATDAVFTDLTMPGMNGLEVLHRVRSADPSVRVVLVTGSVDGEWRGEAERAGVFRVLTKPLNIAMLVKVLAEMQMPSHDLAAVI; this is translated from the coding sequence ATGGGAACCAAGCCGAGGGTAATGCTGATCGATGATGACCGGACGATGGCGGAGAGCCTGACCGGTGTCCTGGAGAAGCTCGGGTGCACGGTATATATGTTCTGCGATCCCCTGGAGGCCATGGAATCGTACGATCCCTCGGCCACGGACGCGGTTTTCACCGACCTGACCATGCCCGGGATGAACGGGTTGGAGGTCCTGCACAGGGTCCGCTCCGCCGATCCGTCAGTCCGGGTGGTCCTGGTGACCGGCAGCGTGGATGGCGAGTGGCGCGGGGAGGCCGAACGGGCGGGTGTTTTCCGGGTTCTGACCAAGCCGCTCAACATCGCGATGCTGGTCAAAGTTCTGGCGGAAATGCAGATGCCGTCTCACGACCTGGCGGCTGTAATCTGA
- a CDS encoding PAS domain-containing protein, with amino-acid sequence MNSSIRLSYEELEKRLAEAERILDSFDPSGMGGWRTWLPWIADSQAGARSILEELERRVQKRTVDLVKANEALHEEIAERRKTESALRESELRFRSLFENSPIAIVQLDLSRTQRYFRAFLDKDTAELVKSLSVDRNYAQRLFRSIRVVNANRACLRLHDSESLESYRNFFQSTFASETVMSLIRVLKHLQAGKELIKEETVILTLTGQRREVLIEVYATPGDGDKWSRVVLHYIDLTELKRTERNLRRNEAQLAEAQRIANLGSWEWELASDRVKWSDTLYEIFGVSRDTEITDALFMQMVHPDDRERMNAVVQDALKHGQRFSLDYRIVPPGGGEKTIHETGELRCDKAGKAVRVVGTAQDITRLKQIQQNLIEERGKLRVMLKYQGLQAEVAAWLNSQNSIQDIIGLLLEKICKRLDLQTACFFRVEDTSPSGMCLHKSYNTDPQRHLCHSEKAIQNARYLLRQLRIKGLLRLSGSRPSESRRLERYFGARNCSLLCCPLTLRGEVKGFILFWRGAPQEWDRNEEEVLGTLSGMIAGAWEREHHLQARLEAERKQTQAVRMAEQAVRMASIGVLAGGVTHEINQPLNAMNLVTESLIADVEGGLDLKPWQLLEHLRTMSGQIQRISDIISHMRNFWVAPQHSDNQPFDLDAAVDYALALVRSQLNSHGVRLERISENPGLNLTGNRIHLEQITLNLVVNAMQAHDRGRPGDKYIRVRSARQNGRALLEVEDNGPGFPEADVDKLFDPFYSTRKPGEGTGLGLAIVRKFVDEFGGAISAALNASGGATFRMEFPVQPATTES; translated from the coding sequence TTGAACTCTTCCATCAGACTCTCGTACGAAGAACTCGAAAAGCGCCTGGCCGAGGCGGAGCGGATACTCGACTCGTTCGATCCCTCCGGTATGGGAGGCTGGCGCACCTGGCTGCCTTGGATCGCGGACAGCCAGGCCGGAGCGCGCAGTATTCTCGAGGAACTGGAGCGCCGCGTCCAGAAACGCACGGTCGACCTGGTCAAGGCTAACGAGGCGCTGCACGAGGAGATCGCCGAGCGGCGCAAGACCGAATCGGCGCTGCGCGAGAGCGAGTTGCGTTTCCGCAGCCTGTTCGAGAATTCCCCCATCGCCATCGTTCAGCTCGACCTGAGCCGCACGCAGCGTTATTTCCGGGCGTTCCTGGACAAGGACACTGCGGAGTTGGTCAAATCCCTGTCCGTGGACAGGAATTACGCCCAGCGGCTTTTCCGCTCGATCCGGGTGGTCAATGCCAACCGGGCCTGCCTGAGACTGCACGACTCGGAATCGCTGGAAAGCTATCGCAACTTTTTTCAGTCGACATTCGCCTCCGAGACCGTGATGTCCCTGATCCGCGTGCTGAAACACCTTCAGGCCGGGAAGGAGCTGATCAAGGAAGAGACAGTGATCCTGACCCTGACCGGACAGCGGCGCGAGGTGCTTATCGAGGTGTATGCCACCCCGGGTGATGGAGACAAATGGTCGCGGGTGGTGCTGCATTACATCGACCTGACCGAACTGAAGCGCACCGAGCGCAATCTGCGGCGTAACGAGGCCCAGTTGGCCGAGGCGCAGAGGATCGCCAATCTCGGCAGTTGGGAATGGGAACTGGCCAGTGACCGAGTCAAGTGGTCGGACACGCTCTACGAGATATTCGGCGTGTCGAGGGATACGGAGATTACGGACGCGCTGTTCATGCAGATGGTGCATCCCGATGACCGGGAGAGGATGAACGCGGTTGTGCAGGACGCGCTTAAGCACGGCCAGCGTTTCAGCCTCGACTACAGGATCGTGCCGCCCGGCGGCGGGGAGAAAACGATCCACGAGACCGGGGAGCTGCGCTGCGACAAGGCGGGCAAGGCGGTGCGGGTGGTCGGCACGGCGCAGGACATCACGCGTCTGAAACAGATCCAGCAGAACCTGATCGAAGAGCGTGGCAAGCTGCGGGTGATGCTCAAATATCAGGGCTTGCAGGCCGAGGTGGCGGCCTGGCTCAACTCGCAGAACTCCATCCAGGACATCATCGGGCTGCTGCTCGAAAAGATCTGCAAGCGGCTCGATCTTCAGACCGCCTGCTTTTTCCGGGTCGAGGATACGTCCCCGTCCGGGATGTGCCTGCATAAATCGTACAATACCGATCCACAGCGGCATCTTTGCCACAGCGAGAAGGCGATACAGAACGCCCGCTATCTGCTGCGGCAACTGCGCATCAAGGGTCTGCTGCGCCTGAGCGGCAGCCGCCCGTCCGAGAGCCGGCGCCTTGAGCGGTATTTCGGCGCCAGAAACTGCTCTCTGCTCTGCTGCCCGCTCACCCTGCGCGGCGAGGTCAAGGGATTCATCCTGTTCTGGCGCGGTGCGCCGCAGGAGTGGGACAGAAACGAGGAGGAAGTGCTGGGCACCCTGTCGGGAATGATAGCCGGGGCCTGGGAGCGTGAGCACCACCTTCAGGCCCGCCTCGAGGCTGAACGCAAGCAGACCCAGGCGGTCAGGATGGCCGAGCAGGCGGTGCGCATGGCCTCGATCGGCGTGCTGGCCGGAGGGGTGACCCACGAGATCAACCAGCCGCTTAACGCCATGAACCTGGTGACTGAGAGCCTGATCGCCGATGTCGAGGGCGGGCTGGACCTCAAGCCCTGGCAACTGCTCGAACACCTGCGCACCATGTCGGGCCAGATCCAGCGCATCTCGGACATTATCTCGCACATGCGGAATTTCTGGGTCGCTCCCCAGCACTCCGACAACCAGCCGTTCGACCTGGATGCGGCGGTGGATTACGCCCTGGCCCTGGTCCGCAGCCAGCTCAACAGCCACGGCGTCCGGCTGGAGCGGATCAGCGAGAACCCCGGGCTCAACCTCACCGGCAACCGGATCCACCTGGAGCAGATAACGCTCAACCTGGTGGTCAACGCCATGCAGGCCCATGACCGCGGCCGCCCGGGCGACAAGTACATCCGTGTCCGCTCGGCCCGCCAGAACGGGCGGGCGCTGCTGGAGGTGGAGGACAACGGCCCCGGGTTCCCGGAGGCGGATGTGGACAAGCTGTTCGACCCGTTCTATTCCACGCGCAAGCCCGGTGAGGGAACCGGCCTGGGCCTGGCGATAGTCAGGAAGTTCGTCGACGAGTTCGGCGGGGCTATCTCTGCGGCGCTGAACGCCTCCGGCGGGGCGACGTTCCGGATGGAATTCCCGGTCCAGCCTGCGACAACGGAGAGCTGA
- a CDS encoding sigma-54 dependent transcriptional regulator produces MRILLVDDEVVGRKYLSEFLGKRHGHTVTQVENAEQALVEMRREPYPLVMTDIIMPGMSGLELLTEIKNLPFGRDCDVILLTGYADVSTAVQALRAGAYDYLRKPIKLDELVASVNRAAEHQALLRDNRELTSFFEQRLADATRETESQLKNIRRAYAEIVGTGRIGAFSDAMRAVLAMADRLNSDRSVPVLIEGETGTGKELVARRVHYGNGEVTTPFVSINCSALTATLFESELFGYEGGAFSGAKRAGQKGKLELADGGTLFLDEIGDMPLELQPKLLRVLEERAFYRVGGLRRIEVDLRIICATNKKLEAEVERGSFRRDLYYRLNLGRVYIPPLRERREAIAPLAYMFLDYYASVKNSAFRGFTPEALNLLKEHAWPGNVRELENAVERVVLMYNDAMVTPRHLQFLSQDKADTIQQNPDLTVLRPGVLALPPDSLDLGQLEAEIVRKALAMFSGNKTQTAKYLNLTRSELYSRLKSIY; encoded by the coding sequence ATGCGTATCCTGCTGGTCGATGACGAGGTTGTGGGAAGAAAATACCTCTCCGAGTTTCTGGGCAAGCGGCACGGCCACACGGTCACCCAGGTGGAGAACGCCGAGCAGGCCCTGGTCGAGATGCGCCGGGAGCCCTACCCGCTGGTGATGACCGACATCATCATGCCTGGCATGAGCGGGCTGGAGCTTCTGACCGAGATCAAGAACCTGCCGTTTGGCCGCGACTGCGATGTGATCCTGCTGACCGGCTACGCGGATGTCAGCACCGCGGTGCAGGCCCTGCGCGCCGGCGCCTACGACTACCTGCGCAAGCCGATCAAGCTGGACGAACTGGTGGCTTCGGTCAACCGGGCGGCGGAGCATCAGGCCCTGCTGCGGGACAACCGCGAGCTGACCAGCTTTTTCGAGCAGCGCCTGGCGGATGCCACCCGCGAGACCGAGTCCCAGCTCAAAAACATCCGTCGGGCCTATGCCGAGATCGTGGGCACGGGACGTATCGGCGCGTTTTCGGACGCCATGCGGGCCGTGCTGGCCATGGCCGACCGCCTGAACTCCGACCGCTCGGTCCCGGTGCTGATCGAGGGTGAGACCGGCACGGGCAAGGAACTGGTGGCCCGGCGCGTGCACTACGGCAACGGCGAGGTCACGACTCCCTTTGTCTCGATCAACTGCTCCGCCCTGACCGCCACATTGTTCGAAAGCGAGCTGTTCGGCTACGAGGGCGGGGCGTTCTCCGGCGCCAAGCGCGCCGGACAGAAAGGCAAGCTGGAGCTGGCCGACGGTGGCACGCTGTTTCTGGACGAGATCGGCGACATGCCGCTGGAGCTGCAGCCCAAGCTGCTGCGCGTGCTGGAGGAGCGGGCGTTCTACCGGGTGGGGGGCCTGCGGCGCATCGAGGTGGACTTACGGATCATCTGCGCCACGAACAAGAAGCTGGAGGCCGAGGTCGAACGCGGCTCGTTCCGCCGCGACCTGTATTACCGCCTGAACCTGGGCCGGGTCTACATCCCGCCGCTGCGCGAGCGGCGCGAGGCCATCGCCCCGCTGGCCTACATGTTTCTCGACTATTACGCCTCGGTCAAGAATTCGGCTTTCCGCGGGTTCACGCCCGAGGCGCTGAACCTGCTGAAAGAGCATGCCTGGCCGGGCAACGTGCGCGAGCTGGAAAACGCCGTGGAGCGAGTGGTCCTGATGTACAACGACGCCATGGTCACCCCGCGACACCTTCAGTTCCTGAGCCAGGACAAGGCCGACACGATCCAGCAGAACCCCGACCTGACCGTGCTGCGTCCCGGCGTCCTGGCCCTGCCCCCCGACAGCCTCGACCTGGGGCAACTGGAGGCCGAAATCGTGCGCAAGGCGCTGGCCATGTTCAGCGGCAACAAGACCCAGACCGCGAAATACCTTAACCTGACCCGCAGCGAGCTGTATTCCCGTCTGAAGAGCATCTACTGA